A section of the Telopea speciosissima isolate NSW1024214 ecotype Mountain lineage chromosome 3, Tspe_v1, whole genome shotgun sequence genome encodes:
- the LOC122654027 gene encoding WAT1-related protein At1g68170-like, with amino-acid sequence MVLTFYKGAVVNIFSTKVDLTTHHGVGSQASTSDSAHDRMLASLLSLGCCLCYGLWLIVQAMMSERYPCDLSSTALMCFMGSVLSVIYALCMGSNNWDEWKLGWNIRLWSVAYAGILATALIFTMIAWGVRARGAMFVAVFDPLELVAVSVMGIFLLDEKLHVGSLIGSALIVIGLYVALWGKAKETEMPHTSRDLEQIEVATSIPPSTRNNTLDVKFSDDIASVAKERRNLYEQHEEIRELK; translated from the exons ATGGTGCTGACCTTCTATAAAGGAGCAGTGGTCAACATTTTCTCAACAAAAGTTGACCTTACGACTCATCATGGAGTTGGAAGCCAGGCCTCCACATCAGATTCAGCCCATGATCGTATGTTGGCCTCGTTACTGTCCCTTGGATGCTGTTTATGTTATGGACTGTGGCTGATTGTTCAG GCTATGATGAGCGAGAGGTATCCATGCGACTTATCAAGCACGGCTCTAATGTGCTTTATGGGATCAGTACTGAGCGTCATATATGCTCTATGCATGGGGAGTAATAACTGGGATGAATGGAAGCTTGGGTGGAACATTAGGCTTTGGAGCGTAGCATATGCG GGAATACTCGCAACGGCGCTGATTTTTACGATGATAGCGTGGGGGGTAAGGGCAAGGGGTGCAATGTTTGTAGCAGTTTTCGACCCACTGGAACTGGTGGCGGTGTCAGTCATGGGCATCTTTCTCCTAGACGAAAAGCTACACGTTGGAAG CTTGATTGGGTCAGCATTGATCGTAATTGGGTTATATGTGGCTCTGTGGGGTAAGGCTAAAGAGACGGAAATGCCTCACACTTCCAGAGACTTGGAGCAAATCGAGGTGGCCACTTCCATCCCGCCTTCCACCCGCAACAATACCCTTGATGTTAAGTTCTCAGATGATATTGCCTCGGTAGCAAAAGAACGAAGAAATTTATATGAACAACatgaagagataagagaattgaAGTAG